A single genomic interval of Saccharothrix saharensis harbors:
- a CDS encoding ArsR/SmtB family transcription factor: MRALQHPDVEDLRLPTVLSALADPVRLRIVAELARSGGIVCGDFDVPVSMSTLSHHLKVLREAGVLRVTPQGSYRKHELRRDEMERRFPGVLDSITSAIEAP, from the coding sequence GTGCGCGCTCTACAACACCCGGACGTGGAGGACCTTCGGCTCCCCACCGTTCTCAGCGCGCTCGCGGACCCGGTTCGGCTGCGGATCGTCGCCGAGCTCGCACGATCGGGTGGGATCGTGTGCGGGGACTTCGACGTGCCGGTCAGCATGTCGACGCTGTCGCACCACCTGAAGGTGCTCCGCGAGGCCGGGGTGCTGCGCGTGACGCCGCAGGGCAGCTACCGCAAGCACGAGCTGCGGCGCGACGAGATGGAACGCCGGTTCCCCGGCGTGCTGGACTCCATCACCAGCGCGATCGAAGCACCCTGA
- a CDS encoding VOC family protein, which yields MKLTATVLDAPDAQALARFYRDLLGWPLRDDEPGWATLRPADGGAGLSFQTEPDYQRPTWPAADGRQRMMAHLDILVDDLETTGAHAVALGATLADFQPQEGVRVYLDPAGHPFCLFLEGW from the coding sequence CTGAAGCTGACCGCGACGGTGCTCGACGCACCCGACGCCCAAGCCCTCGCCCGCTTCTACCGCGACCTGCTCGGCTGGCCGCTGCGCGACGACGAACCCGGTTGGGCCACCCTGCGCCCGGCCGACGGCGGGGCGGGGCTGTCGTTCCAGACCGAACCCGACTACCAGCGCCCCACCTGGCCCGCGGCCGACGGCAGGCAGCGGATGATGGCGCACCTCGACATCCTGGTGGACGACCTCGAGACCACCGGGGCGCACGCGGTCGCGCTGGGCGCCACGCTCGCCGACTTCCAGCCGCAGGAGGGCGTGCGGGTCTACCTCGACCCCGCGGGTCACCCGTTCTGCCTGTTCCTGGAAGGCTGGTGA
- a CDS encoding MBL fold metallo-hydrolase → MTFRLTVLGTATPYPRPGNPCSGYLLRTEHTAVWVDAGPGTLAELQRHHRPDLLDAVWISHTHADHAADLLPYYYALLFADQQPRAPIPLYGPPGLADRLETFLEGAAPNPAAAAFDVHELHDGHRADIGDLTLTSRAVHHGLPAFGLRATHHDTTFAYSGDTGPCPALDDLATGADLVLCEADGAGPHHCTPEDAAAAARGARRLLLTHVGHTLSTAEAAERAHAPVARPGETFTIR, encoded by the coding sequence GTGACCTTCCGCCTCACCGTCCTGGGCACCGCCACGCCCTACCCGCGCCCCGGCAACCCCTGCTCCGGCTACCTGCTGCGCACCGAGCACACCGCCGTCTGGGTCGACGCCGGCCCCGGCACCCTCGCCGAACTGCAACGCCACCACCGACCCGACCTCCTCGACGCCGTCTGGATCTCCCACACCCACGCCGACCACGCCGCAGACCTCCTGCCGTACTACTACGCGCTGCTGTTCGCCGACCAACAACCCCGCGCCCCCATCCCCCTCTACGGCCCACCCGGACTCGCCGACCGGCTCGAAACCTTCCTCGAAGGCGCCGCACCCAACCCCGCCGCCGCCGCGTTCGACGTCCACGAACTGCACGACGGCCACCGCGCCGACATCGGCGACCTCACCCTCACCAGCCGCGCCGTCCACCACGGCCTGCCCGCCTTCGGCCTGCGCGCCACCCACCACGACACGACCTTCGCCTACTCCGGCGACACCGGCCCCTGCCCCGCCCTCGACGACCTCGCCACCGGCGCCGACCTGGTCCTCTGCGAAGCCGACGGCGCCGGACCACACCACTGCACGCCCGAGGACGCCGCTGCGGCCGCCCGCGGCGCCCGACGCCTCCTGCTCACCCACGTCGGCCACACCCTCAGCACCGCCGAAGCCGCCGAACGCGCCCACGCCCCCGTCGCCCGCCCCGGCGAGACCTTCACGATCAGGTGA
- a CDS encoding RNA polymerase sigma factor produces MTGIGPLLRELAPRVLSALLRHHGGFDACEDAVQEALLTAATRWPADGIPDNPAGWLITVASRRRIEIHRADTARRRREETAFALTPPDTEPPPGVDDTLTLLTLCCHPALTAPSQVALTLRAVGGLTTAEIARAFLVPETTVAQRISRAKQRVKATGARFDPPPDTERDTRLDAVRHVLYLIFTEGHTASSGADLHRVDLSGEAVRLTRELHARLPHDGETAGLLALMLLTDARRPARTDPDGSLVPLADQDRTRWDTAMIAEGTRLVHHALTTTAIGPYQLQAAIAALHAEAPTTADTDWKQVLALYDLLHTIAPGPMVALNRIVAAAMVHGPTTALARLDDAATDPALAGHHRVDAVRAHLLDLAGDHDTARAHYARAARATLSLPERRYLENRAEHG; encoded by the coding sequence GTGACCGGCATCGGCCCGCTGCTGCGGGAACTCGCGCCACGCGTGCTCAGCGCCCTGCTGCGCCACCACGGCGGCTTCGACGCCTGCGAGGACGCCGTCCAGGAAGCCCTGCTCACCGCCGCCACCCGCTGGCCCGCCGACGGCATCCCGGACAACCCCGCCGGCTGGCTCATCACCGTCGCCTCACGCCGCCGCATCGAGATCCACCGCGCCGACACCGCGCGCCGCCGCCGCGAGGAGACCGCGTTCGCCCTGACCCCACCCGACACCGAACCACCGCCCGGCGTGGACGACACCCTCACCCTGCTGACGCTGTGCTGCCACCCGGCACTGACAGCCCCGTCCCAGGTGGCGCTCACCCTGCGCGCCGTCGGCGGCCTCACCACCGCCGAGATCGCCCGGGCGTTCCTGGTCCCCGAAACCACCGTCGCCCAACGCATCAGCCGCGCCAAGCAGCGCGTGAAAGCCACCGGCGCCCGCTTCGACCCGCCGCCCGACACCGAACGCGACACCCGCCTCGACGCCGTCCGCCACGTCCTCTACCTGATCTTCACCGAAGGGCACACCGCCAGCTCCGGCGCCGACCTGCACCGCGTCGACCTCTCCGGCGAAGCCGTCCGCCTCACCCGCGAACTGCACGCCCGCCTGCCCCACGACGGCGAAACCGCCGGACTGCTCGCCCTCATGCTGCTCACCGACGCCCGCCGACCCGCCCGCACCGACCCCGACGGCTCCCTCGTGCCCCTGGCCGACCAGGACCGCACCCGCTGGGACACCGCCATGATCGCCGAAGGCACCCGGCTGGTCCACCACGCCCTCACCACCACCGCCATCGGCCCCTACCAGCTCCAAGCCGCCATCGCCGCCCTGCACGCCGAAGCACCCACCACCGCCGACACCGACTGGAAGCAGGTCCTGGCCCTCTACGACCTCCTGCACACCATCGCGCCCGGCCCCATGGTCGCGCTCAACCGCATCGTCGCCGCCGCCATGGTCCACGGACCCACCACCGCCCTGGCCCGCCTCGACGACGCCGCCACCGACCCGGCACTGGCCGGCCACCACCGCGTCGACGCCGTCCGCGCCCACCTGCTCGACCTCGCCGGCGACCACGACACCGCCCGCGCGCACTACGCCCGCGCCGCCCGTGCCACCCTGAGCCTGCCGGAACGCCGCTACCTCGAGAACCGCGCCGAACACGGGTAG
- a CDS encoding YciI family protein has product MKYLVLIYSNPESRAIWDRMADQDRATGLDAYAALDEELAASGELVVSEALTDPARTTRIAVRDGQVLTTDGPFAEAKELLAGFYLVEVATPDRAVEIAARIPEAHLGLVEVRPVRPSLDDFLR; this is encoded by the coding sequence GTGAAGTACCTGGTCCTGATCTACAGCAACCCCGAGTCCCGCGCGATCTGGGACCGGATGGCCGACCAGGACCGGGCGACCGGCCTGGACGCCTACGCCGCGCTCGACGAGGAACTGGCCGCCTCCGGCGAACTCGTCGTCTCCGAGGCGTTGACCGACCCCGCCCGGACCACCCGGATCGCCGTGCGCGACGGGCAGGTCCTCACCACCGACGGGCCGTTCGCCGAGGCCAAGGAACTGCTCGCCGGCTTCTACCTGGTCGAGGTCGCGACCCCGGACCGCGCGGTGGAGATCGCCGCCCGCATCCCCGAGGCACACCTGGGCCTGGTCGAGGTGCGGCCCGTGCGGCCGTCCCTCGACGACTTCCTGCGGTGA